A single region of the Gemmatimonadota bacterium genome encodes:
- the lpxA gene encoding acyl-ACP--UDP-N-acetylglucosamine O-acyltransferase, which yields MHPTAIVHPDAELGAGCSIGPYTIVEPNVTIGAGTQIASSAMIGAHTRIGAECKVYHGAVVGSIPQDQKFIGEQSILEIGDRTSIREFTTLNRGTSALGKTVIGSDTLVMAYVHVAHDCVIGNRVILANGTQLGGHVEIEDFAITGGLVAVHQFVRIGRNAFISGGGMVTKDICPYFKYGHDPLKPVSLNTIGLKRCGFSDESIRTLKQVYRLLHRSSLNISQAVKAVTAEVEHTDEVRYLLAFIEESARRSKRYGRGLTS from the coding sequence ATACATCCCACGGCCATCGTGCATCCAGACGCGGAGCTGGGCGCTGGATGCAGCATCGGTCCGTACACGATCGTGGAACCCAACGTGACCATCGGGGCCGGTACCCAGATTGCATCCAGCGCGATGATCGGTGCCCATACCCGAATCGGCGCCGAATGCAAGGTCTATCACGGGGCCGTCGTGGGATCAATCCCCCAGGATCAGAAATTTATCGGCGAGCAGTCTATCCTGGAGATCGGAGACCGGACTTCCATCCGGGAGTTCACCACGCTGAATCGCGGGACGAGCGCACTCGGAAAAACGGTGATCGGAAGCGATACCCTGGTCATGGCCTACGTGCACGTCGCCCACGACTGCGTGATCGGCAACCGGGTGATCCTCGCCAACGGCACGCAGCTGGGCGGCCACGTGGAAATAGAGGATTTCGCCATCACCGGTGGGCTCGTCGCCGTCCACCAGTTCGTCCGGATCGGCCGCAACGCCTTCATCAGCGGGGGCGGCATGGTGACCAAGGACATCTGTCCGTACTTCAAGTATGGCCACGATCCGCTCAAGCCCGTTTCACTCAACACCATCGGCCTGAAGCGCTGCGGGTTCTCCGACGAATCCATCCGTACGCTCAAGCAGGTCTATCGCCTGCTCCACCGCTCCTCACTCAATATCTCCCAGGCGGTGAAAGCGGTGACGGCGGAAGTGGAACATACCGACGAAGTCAGGTACCTGCTCGCGTTTATAGAGGAAAGCGCCCGGCGGAGCAAGCGATACGGCCGCGGCCTGACTTCCTGA